The genome window gcgattcatgatttcgatattgtttgatgtgatttaaggtctcgagcaagtttgtgttatgttatgggatgggttggtatgattggacggggtcccgggggcctcgggtatgtttcgaggtggtttcggatcatttggagctGCTTAGGAACTGATGTTGCTGGTGTGCGGTgtcattcttcgcgaacgcgaaggaagtcccgcgttcgtgaagaggaaattGTGGGGCTGTTGagattggccttcgcgaatgtgaaggttGAGATGTGAATGCGGTGAAAAACCTGAGGAACCTACGCGAACATGACTGgggagtcgcgaacgcgtagaaggaaatgaGGACTGGGCCTGAGGATGTTTGGCCTATGCTAACGCGAGGCTgggtatgcgaacgcgaagcagtgagggcggaaagcttcgcgaacgcgagtggggagtcgcgaacacgaaggagaTTTTCTGGGCCTGGGTTGGCTgagtttcgcgaacgcgaaggggttgccacgttcgcgaagaaggagtcGGACTGGGCAGTGAGATGTTTTACAACGGGagttttggccattttcacttgATTTTCTCCGTGGGAGCCAgtcttggggcgattttggagctccatctttataatctatgtcaaggtaagtgattcccacctattgcaacttaaatacatggtttatatatggatttggatgcggaaatttgtagaaattgtgagGTTTTGGTTGGAAACCTACAAATTGGTATTCttagattttgatcacgaatttgggcatgaaatagagaataaattatatatttgagttcgcagggttatgggtaaagtttatcttcgaaaattttcgaaatccgggcacgtggtcccgagggtgattttatcaacttttcgaacggagttggaaattattataaaatgattagttatgagtattggagtatattttgatttggttgtgtcatatttgactagttttaaaGCAACAGGCATCAATTTGATTTGCCGAAGcggccttggagccggttatagaatttcggagcaatgtaagtctcctttctaaccttgtaagagggaattaaccccataggtgatctAAAtaattgtgtgcttctatttgtgggggctacgtacgcacgaggtgaccagagtccgtacgtagctactagctatgcctatgtccgggtagttttaggctcgcatcatgccttgttgatattgttattgatttatgtttatagtctgccttgagagggagcgagattgagttcaCTTATTAAATATtatgaaaggagttgaaattgaagaacgtaagatttaaaaggtttcatttgaacttcaaaatttcgaaaaggattgagtaatgctataatagattaagaaatctatgtgtaatcGCGTCgtatgtatgtttcgcgagcggggtaattttcttaaaaagatacatgctgaatttcccttattttgaaaagaatcaagaaagagatatgatttttaatgttaaatttataattgaccgcgtcgcaagtatgatccacGAGCGGGGAAATtctttaaatttatatttaaccgcatcgcacgtatgattcgcgagcggggtatttccttctaccactcttataAGATCGGGCCgttggcaggatttatgtaccacactctcatgggagcgggccgttcgcctcggtaggttaatagatgcatctatggtttgctccgttcgaccctcggcagtgcacaatttaatttgatgttggattgggccgtacgcctcgacatttcctatatatatattatcctcatggaatcgtgcataacgtttggcaagaagccatagtatctgagggtttttccctgatttggattactacaacctctttgatgaaatccactatatatatatatatatatatatatatatatatatatatataatttagtgGCGTTAGGTTTAATTATCCTATTCTCATTGCATTATGCTTGAATTTATATTATCAACTTTTTAATTGCATTATGATAAAGTGGATTATGTAAACACAATTCGATTACTATTGAATTGTTGggaaaaaaatattgaaattgaatATTCATCTTGTACGAACTtgttattaattcttgaatttaaaTAGGAACATATTAGAAAAGTTTAAAggacaaaatattattttagtaatataaatttatatttaataGTAATTTTactaataattatgctgaaaactaaaatatatttaagaaaaaaggaaaataagaaaACTATTTGAAGTGATTTTACTAAAGGTTGTGTTTCTTCCTTTAGTAACTAAGCCATTTGAATTATAGAATGGATGTTGATTGGCTTTATCACAAAGCCTCAACTACATAAAGGCCTTATCCATTAGCCAATTTTTTTTCTTACCGCTCCTCAAAAGCTCACTACTCTAATCACTTGATGACTCGATTGAAGGCAGAGAATGCTTAGCACTTGAGCAGTACACATTTACTTGACTATTCTCCAAAAACAAACATTCCTCCCGAGATTAAAGCAATTAGAATAACTTTTTGTCATTCTTATTTGTTCCTTGTAATTCTTCCATTCACTTCTTCCTATTAGGTTGTATTCTTGTGGTAGAAAGCATAAATAGTGAAACTTTGATATCAACAACCAGAGTTATAATTATGACACAACAATTACATAGGCAGAAGTGAATATACACCAAGAACATTGTATATTTAGACATATTATATCTATTACAAGTGTATTTACTATTTGTACCTTCTATGACAAATTAATACAATTATTTAACTAACTTAACTAAAATGATCTATATTAAAGATCAAGACTACAATTAAGAATTAATAATTCATATACTATTACATTACATCAATATATTAGAAATAGAAATTGCAACTTTAAGGAATTCTACATGTTATGCCAATATCTATTCTAATCTTTTGACGATACGCTTAATTATTTTTTGTCAATATTATATTAGTACTAAATTCATTATTTTGACATTACACGTCACTACAACAAATGTGAAATCTAGCTATGAAATTATTGGTTACGATACAAAATTTATCACTAATCGTTTATTGTTCgtgaaaaaaattataattcgTCTTTAAATATATGAACCAcatacttttagtgacgaaacatAAAAATTTGTAGCAAAGTTTCGTCCATTAAAGTTTTTCACCAAGAAATGAGTTGGCACCATTTATTGAGTAATATTAGCCATAAATTTAAAGCTATTGATGACAAATTATTTTGTCACCGATGATGTACTCAATTAGCGACGAACCATTATTTGTCTTAGAAATATTTAACTTTTGGACACGAAAAATTTTCGTCACAAAATATATATTGTTGTAATAGTGACGAATTAGAATTTGTAGTTAAACATTGTAAACTTCAGcaataaaattttatatttaattgTAACCTTAGTTTTTGTCACTAATAGTGCAAGCAATTAGTGGCACTTATTTTATTGTCTCTATTTAATTTACAATTCAGTCACAATAAAATTTTATCACAAAATATGCAATTTTAAATGGCTACGACTTAACTTTGTAGTTGAATCATGCAATAATTGGCTATAAAAAAGATTTTGTAGATCAAAATCAAAAACTCATACTTCGTATTTAACTATAAATATGAAGTTTATGCATGCATGATACATATACTTACTTCTTTAATACTAATTTCACTTGTGATTGAAATAATCATCTTATAAAAATTTTCAAGTTCGAGAAACTAAAACCCCCTTTTTGCTTAGAAATTCTGGGAATTTTGTTTTTCTACTTTGAGCACAATTCAAGTTCTTATTGGAAATCATCAATTTATTTAATTCCGTGTGGGAGACGAACCATTCAATTTGGTCCTTATGTCACGACCAAACTCCATGTCAGAtcgtgatggcgtccagcacCGTTGCTGGACAGCCAACAATGAAGAAAGtgatttcctattttttttttgtttattaagcaatttcaacatttagctttacttacatttaaagcatttgataaataaagaatttttaaGGCAACCAATGAaaacatctaaaagcagttataactattgaattacaacccaaaaatcaaagtcaactaatacgtgccaagatctgatgtcacaagtgtatgtgGGCaaatagtagaatatacaaaagatgactatcctactgtctgaaataaaatagacagataaaaataaaagagaaactctgacatgctgctgaacggctcagaaggggaagctcaccgtgaagtctcggtccaagatcaggtATGCACGCCGagcgggtaactagatgcaccagcctcagatcctgtacaattaagtacagaagcgtagtatgagtacataaacaatatgtacccagtaagtatcccgcctaacctcgaagaagtagtgacgaggggccgacttgacacttactaagccaataataatataataaaagtattacgctaagcatggatatcatgaatgataCTGTCAGTACAATAACAAgaagagataagtccttctttcataaTTGTAACTTAAATTTCAGTAATACCATTTAGaaacttacatttcaaggcatttaagcagaataaatcatggagaattttcaaataattagcatgcacaattatgccgaggtcgtacgtccCGGTCtaacataatattaaattgtgcactgccggagggtcgaacgacgcgaaccatagatgcatctatttactaccgaggcgctcgacccgatccacaaataataattattttaaagaaaatacaagttactcatttacagtcaagtatctcatataaaccttcaagtaagtgaatttaaccttatataattcttttatcaatttctatcatgactaagtgattatattagcaagtaagggcacaaacattccaagtatagcatgatacgggtcctagactacccagacaatagcataatagtagatacgtacggactctcatcatctcgtacgtatgtagcccccacaattaggtacaaacatttatttaattcacctatgaggttaattccctcttacaaggttagaaaggagacttacctcgtctcaaagcctacttcccaattcaagaacgcgctcaaacctccaaacttgatgccaaacgactcgaaactagtcaaatattacataaactaatcaatctatgcttaaaagttcataattccaccatttaagtgattacctaacctaaattgcaagattcctaaaattcacctccggcccacgtgcctgaattccgaaattttttaaagaaagttgttacccataaccttaggaacataaatacgCGACTTTTACTAAATTCTATAACGAATTtcatggttaaatctcatttttatcaaaaacctaggttttcacctaaacccatgattttcactaatttacatgttattatctacccataaactatgtatttaactcccattgtgtagaaattacttacctcaaagtgctaagtgaaatcccctctctaagagctccaagaattgcccaacaatggaagaaatgagctaaaatagcctaagtcccgttttttaaaaagtttctgcccaggtctaccttcttcgcgatcgcggaagaggccTCATGACCGCGAAGGCAAACGGCCCAAGCCTGGGAAACtttacccatcgcgaacgcaacAGGAGCAACGCGAATGCGGAGGCTCTCTTGGCctaccctacgcgaatgcgagggcttCTTCGCGAATGCCAAGAACGAACAGCGGCCACCCAGCTCAGcctcttctacgcgaatgcgggcCAGGTCAAGCGAACGCGAGGCTAGAGGACCCAGACCTCCACGAACGCGGTCCTGtgcacgcgaatgcgaagggaaaAAGCTCCGCAGCCCACAGTACCCCAAATCctttatcgcgaacgcgagggtctgatcgcgttcgcgaagaaggaaaccagaagcagaaaTCTGGTGTGTTTCAACTCAATCCGGGCGGTTTGAAatgcacccgagcccctcgggaccccgtccaactacttcaacaagtctataaacataatatgGACTTGCTCTAACTCTCGAAATATGTAAAACAACAgcaaaccaagaatcacaccccaaaaccaaattgaatcaaactttgaacttcaagtttctaaatcgctccgaacgcgtcgaatcatacttagactactcggattgacaccaaattttgcgtgcaagtcttaaatgacattacagaactataCCCAATCTCAGAATTCCATTCGGACCTCggtatcaccaaaacctactccaaaccaaatttaaagaatttcaaaaaccttcaagaaccaactttcactattaagcgccgaaacgctcccggattacccaaaacccgatctgaacatacgcccaagtccgaaatcatcatacaaacctattgaaactgtcaaatcccaatttcgaggtcgtttactaaaaatgttgaccaaagtcaaactttgcctttcaagccaaccttaaggaactaagtgttccgatttcaatccaaactcttctaaatcccgaaccaaccatcctgacaagtcataaatcagtaaagccaagtacgagaagtcttatttagggaaacgagattctagaaagcaaaacgaatggtcgggtcattacattctccactttttaaacaaatattcgtcctcgaacaggtttagatTTATACCTgatgtgctgaataagtgtgggtatctgctccgcatgtcttcctcggactcccaggttgcctcatcgactggttggcccctccactgaacctttatcgcagaaatcctcttggatctcaactggcaatcctgtctagcaacaatggcaactggctcctccttataacccaagctctcatcaagctgaatagtgctgaagtctaacatatgtgacAGGTCgtcatgatacctccggagcatagacacatggaaaactggatgaacccctgataggctgggaggtatagcaagctcataagcaacctccccaactcgcctcaacacctcaaatgggcctataaaccttgggctcaacttgcccttctttccaaatctcataataaccttcatcggcgagactttcaagagaaccttctcgcctaccataaataatacatcacgcgccttctgatccgcgtaactcttatgtctggactgtgctgtgcaaagtcactcctgaatcaactttaccttttccatgACATCCTTCACTAGATCaataccatataacctagccccgccgggctcaaaccacccgatgggagaacgatatcgccgaccatataaagcctcaaatggggccatctcgatgttggactgataactgttgttgtaaacaAACTCGGCcaatggcaagaactgatcccactgtcccccaaagtcaatcacacatgctctcagcatgtattccaatatctgaactgtctgctctgactgcccgtcggtctgtggatgaaacatTGTGCTAAGATCTATACggatccccaactcactctgtatggctctctagaaatgtgaagtgaactgagggcctctatatgatatgatggaaacaggcacaccatgcaaccgaactatctccctagtataaatttgggccaatttctctgaagtatatgtagtcacagctggaatgaagtgtgccgacttggtcaatctgtcgacaatgacccaaactgcatcaaacttccgcaaggtccacggcaatccaactacaaagtccatagtgatgcgctcccattttcactcaggtatagtcatctgctgaagtaggccacctggcctttggtgctcatacttcaccttctagcaatttagacacctagctacatactccactatgtctttctccatccaccgccaccaataatgctgtcttaggtcacaatacatcttcgtagcacttggGTGAacagaataccgagaactgtgtgcctcctctagaatcctctccctcaagccatcaacattaggaacacatagatgaccctggagttgcagaacaccatcctcgccaatagaaacttctttagcaccaccctgtagtaccgtctctctaagaactgctaagtgtggatcatcaaattGTCGGGCCTTGATCTACCCCAATAATGAAGAGTGAGCAACaatacatgcaagaactcggttgggctctgaaatatccaacctcacaagtctgttagccaaggactgaatgtctaaagctagtggcctctcctccgatgaaataaatgccaagctacccatactctctgctttCCTGCTTAAGGCATCTACGACCatatttgccttgcccggatgataaagaatgatgatgtaataatccttcagtaactcgagccatctacgctgcctcaaattgagatccctttgcttgaacaaatgttgtaagcTGCGATGGTCAATATAAAGctcacatgacaccccatacagataatgcctctatatcttaagagcatgaacaatcgtggctaactctaaatcatgcacaggataattcttctcatgaatcttcagctgacgcgaagcatatgcaataactcgcccctactgtatcaatacacaacccaagccaacgcgtgaagcatcgcaatataccgtATATATCCCCgagccggaaggcaacactagaaccggtgatgtagtcaaagctgtcttgagcttctggaagctcgcctcacaatcctCGAACCaatggaacggagcacccttctgggtcaaacTAGTCAAAGGTGCCacaatggatgaaaaaccctctacaaaccggcgataatagccTGTTAACcctaagaaactcctgatctcagtcaccgaagtgggacgagaccaactctaaactgcctcaatcttcttgagatccactttaataccctctcctgatacaacatgccccaagaatgccacagactctagccaaaactcacatttggagaacttagcatatagatcCCATTCTCGCAATGTCTGAAGTACCACGCTCAAGTGTTGCTTGTGCTCCCCCAgtctacgtgagtaaatcaagatgtcatcattGAAAACAATAataaaggaatcaatataaggcatgaacacccagttcatcaaatccataaatgccgctggggcattagtcaaaccgaaggacatcactagaaactcataatgaccatatctggttcggaaggcagtcttcggaacatctgagtcccgaatcttcaactgatagtaccctgatctcaagtcgatcttggaaaataccctagcaccctgcaactggtcaaacaaatcatcgatacgcaacaatgggtacttgttcttgatggtaaccttgttcaactggcggtaatcaatgcacttCCACATAGTCCCatattttttcttcacaaataacacgggtgcaccctaaggtgatacactgggtctCACAAACCCCATTGCTAAAAAatcctcaagctgctccttcaactctttcaattctttcggagccatacggtacggtgggatagatataggttgggtgcctggagccaaatcaatacggaaatcaatatcacgatctggcggcATGCTTGGAAGGTCAGAGGAAGCACATCggcgaactcccggactactagcactaaatcaatcgtcggagactctgtggtggtgtcccgaacataagatagataagccaaacaaccttctcgaccatatgtcgagcctttatAAAAGAGATGACCCGGCTAACTATACTAACTGAGGAACACTTCCATTCCAATCTCGAAAATTCTGGCATTactaaggtaatagtcttggcatggaaatcaagaatggcgtgatatggagataaccagtccatgcctaggatgacctcaaagtggatcatatcaagcaacagaaggtctgctctagtctcatagcCACAGAACGTGACAACACAGGActggtagatccgatccacaaccatagaatcgcccacaggagtagacacataaacaggagtacccaaggactcacgaggagtATCCAGAGATTGAGaaaacagagatgacacatatgaataggtagaccctggatcaaataatatcgaagcatccctaccgcatacAGAAATAGTACATGTGATCATGGTATCTGAGGCcaatgcatctggtctggccggaaaagcatagaatctggctggagcgCCGGCGGGCTGGCCCCGGCCTGATTGAATAGTAGCTGACTGGCCTCCTCCCGCCTGGCCTCCAtatctaggatggcccctaccagcCTGACCTCCGCCTCTGGGCGACCGGACAGCCGGTGATGAAATCATGTGCTGCTGGTtgtgctgcactgccttgccccgaagcctggggcagaatctcctcatgtgaccgagatctccgcactcgaaatagACCCTCGGTGCGGCGATCTGCTGCCTTGATGTCTGACCCTAATGGCATGTCGACCCATTAGAAGAagcctgaatagctggtgggctgtatgaactctccggcatggcactgaaataggagCTGGAAGAACCCCGATGACCTgagtacccactagaagaaccctgatgacctgagtacccactggaagaaccctggatgGCTGGTGGACGGTAAGAATTTtctggcatggcgctgaaataggggCACGCTAGAGCACCTCAAGGAGGTGGTGGTGATGAATATGGGGGactgctaggctgacccctcccaaattGTCCTTTGCCTTTAGCCGAGgaacctctaaactctccagagaaacgagccctcttgtcctgctgcatctACTCTCTCCCCCTCTGACGGTAGCCCTCAATactccgagcaatctccactaccagctgataagaagtccccatctcaacttCTCGGGCCATATTGACCAGAATACCGGAGTGCAACTCCGCAACAAACCTCAACACTCTCTCTGCGTCcataggaagtatcataagtgcatggcaagacaactcagaaaacctcgtctcatagtcggtcactgacatctgaccctgctcaaGCTGCACAAACTGATAAAACAACTCTTCCCTctcggagggtggaatatacctatccaggataAGCTGTGTGAACTGgctccaagtcatgggaggagaacctgctggtatACCAAGAaggtaagactgccaccatctacgggcccggCCCTCCAGCTAGAAAGTagtgaagtcaaccccatgagactccagtaTCCTCATGTTTTGTAGTCTGTCCCTACACCTATCAATGAAATCTTGGGCATCCTCATGACGCTTGCCtccgaagacaggagggtgtaacctagtccatctgtccaataacttCTGCGGGTCGCCGTCCATAGTCAGTCTAGGCTCAGGTGCAGCTGGcgcaactggctgggctccgcccacgggtagtgcacctggAGTCTGATATACCATAGCAGCGtgcccaggagcctgagcagtaggggtctgtgctccctctcctgcctgagatgtggctgggtctgctggaaataaaccaacctgagtcatggtgtccatgaaccgcatcatacggcccatgacctcctgaaagcccggtgttGTCATGA of Nicotiana tomentosiformis chromosome 7, ASM39032v3, whole genome shotgun sequence contains these proteins:
- the LOC138895576 gene encoding uncharacterized protein; amino-acid sequence: MRRFCPRLRGKAVQHNQQHMISSPAVRSPRGGGQAGRGHPRYGGQAGGGQSATIQSGRGQPAGAPARFYAFPARPDALASDTMITCTISVCGRDASILFDPGSTYSYVSSLFSQSLDTPRESLGTPVYVSTPVGDSMVVDRIYQSCVVTFCGYETRADLLLLDMIHFEVILGMDWLSPYHAILDFHAKTITLVMPEFSRLEWKCSSVSIVSRVISFIKARHMVEKVVWLIYLMFGTPPQSLRRLI